From the genome of Cetobacterium somerae ATCC BAA-474:
CAATACTCTTAAAGCACTATTTGTCATATGTTCACCTAACAAATGTTTTGGCTTATGTATTCCTGGAGTATCTACAAATATGTATTGATTCCCATTAAAATTTAAAATACCTTTTATTGTATCTCTTGTTGTTCCTGCCTTATCAGAAACAATAGCAACTTTTTCATTTACAAGTTTATTTATTAATGTAGATTTTCCTACGTTTGGTCTACCTACAACTGCTATAAATCCAGCTTTCACTTTTAATCATCTCCTATTCCTATTTTAAAATACTTCTCTTTTAAATCTAAAAAAAACTGCTCTTCATTAGTTTCATCATTACATTTTACCATAGTTTTCAAAGTATTTCTCAACATATTTGGAGTTATCTCTCTCTTAATACCGCATTTCTTTCCTAATGAGATAAATCTAGCTCTAAATGATTGTCTACTAAATCCATAAAACACAAGATTACTACTACCACCAGCTAAGTATGTTCGAGTTTCTTTTATATAGTTTTCAAGTTCTTTTGAAAGTTCATCAGATATTCCTATCCTCTCTCCTTTTTCATCATTAAATATAATTTTATATGAAACTAACTCTAAATCTGATACCTTTATTTTTAGAATGTCATTAATGGATAAATTAGTTTCTACTAAAAGTTTTATAAGTAATTTATCCCTTGTACCTTTGTAATCTTTTCCACAAACATCTAAAATATTATTAATCTCCCATAACTCTAAAGTTTCTAACTCTTTTTCTGGAGCTTTTTCAATTATTATTCCTTCTGAAGGATTATCATTTATAAATCTTTTTTCTAAAAGATATTTATAAAATGTTTTAATTGTACTTACCTTTCTTATTATAGAATTTGGTTGATAATTATATTTTAAAAACTCCACATACTTTAAAATATCTTCTGTTTTTATATCTAAAAGATCTTTTTCTATAAAATTTTCAAAATCTTTTATATCACCATGATATAAATCAAGAGT
Proteins encoded in this window:
- a CDS encoding tyrosine-type recombinase/integrase codes for the protein MKLLENFIKYKADSKSLKKETLDLYHGDIKDFENFIEKDLLDIKTEDILKYVEFLKYNYQPNSIIRKVSTIKTFYKYLLEKRFINDNPSEGIIIEKAPEKELETLELWEINNILDVCGKDYKGTRDKLLIKLLVETNLSINDILKIKVSDLELVSYKIIFNDEKGERIGISDELSKELENYIKETRTYLAGGSSNLVFYGFSRQSFRARFISLGKKCGIKREITPNMLRNTLKTMVKCNDETNEEQFFLDLKEKYFKIGIGDD